In a genomic window of Panthera tigris isolate Pti1 chromosome D4, P.tigris_Pti1_mat1.1, whole genome shotgun sequence:
- the LOC122233150 gene encoding interferon omega-1-like: MALLRPLLTALALLTCRPGGSLGCALPGSHAQVSRDNLVLLGQMRRLSPFLCLRARKDFRFPREVLEGGQLREAQAAAAVLRELLQQTFNLLHTERSSAAWSPAPLHGLRSGLHRQLEALDACLVQATGEGERAPGMHGPALAIKRYFQDIRVYLEDQGYSDCAWEIVRLEIMRALSSSATLHDSLAIKDGDLGSP; the protein is encoded by the coding sequence ATGGCTCTCCTGCGCCCTCTGCTGACCGCCCTGGCGCTGCTCACCTGCCGCCCTGGAGGCTCTCTGGGCTGTGCCCTGCCTGGGAGCCACGCGCAGGTTAGCAGGGACAACTTGGTGCTCCTGGGCCAGATGCGGAGACTGTCCCCTTTCTTGTGCCTGCGGGCCAGAAAAGACTTCCGCTTCCCCCGGGAGGTGCTGGAGGGCGGCCAGCTCCGGGAGGCccaggccgccgccgccgtccTGCGGGAGCTGCTCCAGCAGACCTTCAACCTGTTGCACACGGAGCGCTCCTCGGCGGCCTGGAGCCCCGCGCCGCTGCACGGACTCCGCTCTGGCCTCCACCGGCAGCTGGAAGCCCTGGACGCCTGCCTGGTGCAGGCCACGGGCGAGGGAGAGCGCGCCCCGGGGATGCACGGCCCTGCCCTGGCCATCAAGAGGTACTTCCAGGACATCCGCGTCTACCTGGAGGACCAGGGATACAGTGACTGCGCCTGGGAAATTGTCAGACTGGAAATCATGAGAGCCTTGTCCTCCTCGGCGACCTTGCACGACAGCTTGGCCATCAAGGATGGAGACCTGGGGTCACCTTGA